A genomic stretch from Solanum stenotomum isolate F172 chromosome 8, ASM1918654v1, whole genome shotgun sequence includes:
- the LOC125873622 gene encoding uncharacterized protein LOC125873622, with the protein MLLSEVDIVYVTQKAIKAQALADHLAENPVVGEDISQAYPGRRVFFDGATNHQGKGIRAVLVSESGQHYLMVAKLRFNCTNNMTEYEAWILGLRMAIDMNVHELLVIGDSDLLIHQVQGEWAVKNLKITPYVQYIRKLCKRFRKIEFRFGVPESIIIDNGANLNSHLMRKIFGDTPYLLVYGTETVIHVEVEIPSLRIIQEAELSDDDWVRK; encoded by the exons atgcttttgagtgaggTTGACATTGTGTACGTGACTCAAAAGGCAATAAAAGCACAAGCCTTAGCTGATCATCTTGCGGAGAATCCAGTTGTTGGTGAAGATATTTCTCAGGCATACCCTGGTaggagagtattctttgatggagcgaCAAATCACCAAGGAAAAGGTATCAGAGCGGTCTTAGTATCAGAATCCGGTCAACACTATCTTATGGTAGCTAAACTCCGATTTAATTGCACAAACAACATGACTGAGTATGAAGCTTGGATCCTAGGTCTGAGGATGGCCATTGATATGAATGTTCACGAGTTACTGGTTATTGGAGACTCAGATTTGCTGATCCATCaggttcaaggagaatgggctGTGAAGAATCTAAAGATCACACCGTATGTGCAGTATATACGgaagttgtgcaagagatttcgcaagattgagttcag gtttggagtgcCAGAATCCATCATTATTGATAATGGAGCGAATCTCAACAGTCATTTGATGAGAAAGATAT TTGGAGAtactccatatttgctagtatatggaacagaaaCAGTTATACATGTCGAAGTCGAAATACCATCcttgagaatcatccaagaagctgaattgagtGATGATGATTGGGTCCGCAAGTGA